tatacatatatatatacatctatacatatatatatacatctatatatgtatatacatatatatatacatctatacacacacacacacacacacacacacacacacacacacacacacacacacacacacacacacacacatatatatatatatagagagagagagagagagagagagaaaagatgtTTACTCTGGATTTAAATTATGAACTTAGATATATCTATAAGATTCTTTAAAGATGTTTATACATAGATTGTAACTTCGATTATTATGTGTACATGTTAGATTTTTAATTATATGTATCTTAGATGTTTAAATATCAAGCTTAGAGAATAGGTCCTTGTTTATTTATAGATATCTAATGTATGTTGATTTAAATATTAATATCACTTCATTATTTTATAAACTTTTGATTCAAGGTTAATTTACATACATGTCCTAATTGAAATATCATATATGTACACAATTGCATTTAATTTACATATATGCATGATCCCGATTCTACATCCCCTTAAGACAAGTCCTAATTGTACATCCTAATTTAGATGTCATACAAATTTAAATGAATACATCCTACTTTACTTTACATGTACAtactaaattatttaaatattttgcatttgaatgtgcatttaaaattaaatacatacatcctaattgtacatgTCCCCTTAAGGCATTTTCAAATTTACATCCTAATTTACTTTTCATACGTGCACTCTTAGTTAAATATCTTACATGTGAATgcgaatttaattaaatatatatatcctAATTGTATGTATATCCCctcaaaacattttcaaatttacatgtatacatgtcctaatttaattaatatatcatacaaatgcatttaattaaatacattttGTGTTGTCCTCTCATATTGCATTCTAAATTTGGTTTTCGATCATTACTGAATACTTCCCTAATCTTCATCTACACCATAGTAATTTGTCCTCTTGTTCTATAACCAcattttttctttgattgaattccTTATTTAATACCATTTTACTTCCTCTAGTAATGGTAAAGAGAACATGCCAATCGATTTACATTTATCGCCATTTTTCCCTAATCACATTGAATATAATCTCTAACATTCAAACCATCCAAATTAATAATGGAATCTACATAATCTTGTAAACTATCAACTTTTATTAATGGTATATATCCATTCCACAAATCTCTCCAAAAGTGAGCATGTCTCCCATTATTAATCAACTAGGTAAGATGGTCAATTATGAGATTTCTATAGTTCTATGAGAATCTCAAGATTTCTATAATTCTATGAGAATCTCAATATTTCTATAGTTCTATGAGAATCTCAAGATTTCCAATCTCATATTGAATTACTCAGTATTATAATTCTATTAGGCTCGAGACTATGCAATGATTTATGTTGAAGCATTTTACACCACAACCTgttaggatctctatacatttttCTCCCAATGCTATATTATGCAACTTCATCCTTCTCATACTTTCTCCCCCACATTATTAGGCATGATTGCTATATTCCAATGTACCTATGGTATTTTCCTCTTCTTAAGAGtccaatttttcttcaattttatgtCTTGTCTAAATACAAGACATAACATAGATGGGAACTACAATTACTACCAATTTGATCATTATCATTCTTTCGAACAAGGACAACCATCCATTTTTCCACAGTGACCTTTTGTTCTTTTAGTTTGTCAAAACCTCTTCCTAATATTGTGATATGTAGTTTCCTTATATAAGTGGTGCCCCAAAATAATTGGAGGGAATTTCAATGATTGAGAAACGAAGCAATCTAGAAATTTGTCACTAAACTAGCTTTTTTGTATTGAAAGAAATAATTAAGGACATCCCTTTATTAATTACGTAGACAACTTTGAATATTCCTCCAAGGTATAATTGGTCATTGGCTATGCGCTGGGAACATGATGTTACCTAAAGTTGGTGCTCTCTTATAGATTGCGCTCCACAAGAAAATTCTCACAATTGATAGACTACAAGTGACGGGGGTTCAAGGCCCTAACAGATGTGCAATGTGTTATAACAATAATGAGTTAGTTGATCATCTCCTAGTCAAGTGTGAGTATGCAAGCAAAGTTTGGAATTGGATATAGACAACTTTTGGAGTGGTCCAAACCTAGACAAAATGTTCCTAGAGATCTCATAACTAATTGGCTATCTAGGAAAAAAAGAGCATTATGGTTGAATTTATGGATATTAGCCCCTTTGATGGTTGCGTGGCATGTCTGGAAGGAGATGAACTATCTAATTTTTTAGGGAAACAAATATGGATGTTAAACATATTATTTagaaaattaaggagagtctaTGTGAATTATTGAATTCTATAGCTCAGATTAAATTAGTTACTATCTTCACAAAGTGGGACGAGGACCGACAAAGAGAATGGAGTGATCTACAAATTCCAAAAGGTCCTctaaaagataaaacaaaagaaaGGCAAGAGGTAGCTTTGATGGGACCAAATGAAAGAAGGtttaaaattaactttgatggaaTGGCCCTGGGCCAGTGACGCCAAGCTGCATAATTAGGGATGAAAGCGGCAACTATATTTTTTTCCTCTTTGAAGAGGTTGGATCATGATACAAACAATGAAGTGGAAATGACGGTGCTAGCATTAGCATTGAGAATTTGTAGTGAGAATAATATAAAAATGTGTGAAATTGAAGAGGATTCCTCATTACGTATCCATGCTATAACAAATAAGGACACCCTGACTGGAAACTTATGTGTTGGATAAAACTTTCTAGTCAATCACGGCATCTCCAAAAAAGAGGAGGATATTATTAATCCAGACTCTAACACATGGTTGGGTTTAGAGAGGTGTTTATCTAAAGATGTGAAAGAGGTGGAGGGTTAtactgttggcatttgatcatgaTTGCATGTAAAGTCCTAGTAATCAACAATATCTGATGAAATGAAAGAAGTACATATATATGAGAAGTCATGATTCACTTGTTCAACAATGGTGAAGGCCCTATAAGCTAAATTGATATTACCAATCTTTGATGTTATGACAGAGAAGGCCGAGATATTTGTATGAATACAAAACAATTCGTATTCAAGATGGTAGGTCATAATATTCTCCTAAAAAGATTTTTCTGATCGAAGAAGATGGTAAGAAGATATGGATAAGGACTCCACATGGTAATCCTACCACCCGTAGAGATTTGACAGGATTGCTGGGAAGAAAACGAACATATTTGAACGACTGGATGGAGGTGAGTATCTCAAGAACTATAGGCTTCGTATCGTAGAGAGGCCATtggaattttgagaaaatatttttatATCTAAATATAGTTACTGACTGATATGATATATCAAAGGGCCGAGTTTGGCGATTGTTAGCACAAAGGTTATTTAAGGTCGAGGGATTTAAAGAGCCTTACAACAGCTCATTTGGTTGGCGATTTAAGTATTAACTTTCTCATGGTGACATGTTATGGCATTAAATGTTGATGTGCATCAGAAAGTCTAGAAGAATAGATAGCTTATTTCTTTCACAAAGACTCTGAGGAAGAATAGGTTTCACTAATTAAGATATTGGGAGCAGATTTCGGGAATGGTGAACATGTCCACAGTGGAGAAATCTTTGAAATACTCTTCTCATTGGTGGTGCAAGTTTTAAGTTACAAATTATGGGCATTGCATATAACGCAATGAATCGTTCGGGAGGACTATCAGGACAAGATTTGTGAGGCCAATTGACAAAATCAAACTGGAACCTGCTTCTAAGGTAATGTTGGGTCTTATGGATATTAATGTTTAAATGAAATAAGCAAAAATGAACAAAGCATGGAAGTTGTAAAAGATGGGTGTGGAGAAAGAACTATAATTTGGATAAATTTAATGTTTTTGTAAATGCAAACAGTGAGCTATTATTTCAAGATGTTGTCAATAGGTTATTCGAAAGCAGGATGGGATTGGGTATTGAAACCATTAAGTCTTGATGCTATTATGcaatttttcttttatgtttaataAAAGGGAGCTACCTCTTATGGTAGTGCTTatctagaaaataataataataaaaaagaaaaaaagaaaaaaaacaagaaataatgtcataatattataatcataaaaaaatttaaaaaataaaaaagaagaaaaaaaaattggaaaaaacaatggactataatatataaatatattacaaCTAACTAAAAATAAAGAGAATATTAAATAAACAAGAGAATCTAAAtaagacaaaaataattattaCAAGCATAATAAGAAAAtacataaaaaagaaaagaaaatatgaaCCAACAAAATTAGCAAACTAAGTCAAGACTAAAAATAAAATACCAAGCAAGAGAAATAATAGTAGTACAAAAAGTCAACCAAAGAGAAGTCTAAAGTCAAAGCACTTGTAAACCTTAGCAATATCAGAGTTTACAAAAGTAAAACGAAAAACAGCTAAACAGACAACCACAAGATCATTAAGATATTATGACTGCTAATATTTCAATTaaacaaaatatctttttgaccttttctcaaaaattctcaaaaaaattgaaaaaactttaCATATAAATTCACCTAACTTTTAACATCAAACTATTGTTGAATTTATTATTTTATACTGATGGGAACTTTGAAATATAtgacttttttatttttaaagaaaatatattaataaaaaattatattcaattaaaaaaattatattagatttccagataaaataattataaaaaaataaattaaaaattgaaaagtcAAAAGAAATTCTCATATCACTTATCCACCAGAATACAACACATACTGAGAAAAATTTATGAAGActgattacaaaatatattacgcctaatcattacaaattacaaataACCTGGAAAAATTGCTTAGATTTATCTTAAGGCAAAGATTCCCAGTACAAAACATTTCAGTTGCCACCATTATCTGAAACCCATTTGACCCAACAATGTGAACATTTGTTCAATGCTATAGAGTTAATTTTTTAGTCTAAAATAAATATACTTTCTGCGGATATCGAGAATTAAACGCCATGGACATATGCATCATACTGATAACAATAAAGCTAATTAACAATGCATTTGTGACAGTCTAGTGTCATTTAATCTCTTACTTGTGCACGAAACGACCAGCGGCCATGGCCATGGACTTGTACGAACTCCCTCCTTCCATCAACGCAAGCTTTGCCTTTTCCTTCAATACACGCATATTCTCCCTTGCTTTAATCCCCTCCTCTCCTTCCATAAGTTCCCTCACTACTCTCTCCACTTCCGCTCTCGGTACAAACCCATCTCTCTCCATCTTCACATCTATTCCTACCTTGTCGTGGTTAACCAGCATAAACCTGTTCAACTTTTGTTCAGCAAACAGAGGCCAGCAGATCATGGGAACCCCATAAGAAATGCCTTCTAGTGTGGAGTTCCAACCGGAGTGAGAAAGGAATCCTCCAATGGACGGATGAGAGAGAATCGCAATTTGAGGAGCCCAATTGGGAACCACAACTCCTCTGTCTTTGGTTCGACTCACGAAACCCTCGGGTAAAAGCTCTGAAACGTTCGTAACCTGGTTGGGATTGAAGGTTATGAACTTATTCTCTCCGCGCACCACCCACAGAAACCGATGACCGCTTCTTTCCAGTCCATGCGCTACTTCGGCAGTCTGCTCCTTCGACAGAAAACCTCCGCTTCCAAAGGAAACATACACAACGCTGGAGGGAGGTTGTTGATCTAACCACTCCAGGCACTCATGTGTCTCGTGAGCCTCCGATATGACGGGACCAATTGAATATATTGATGGCGTTGGAGAAGAGCCGAGAACCTTACCTTCTTTGAGGGCTTCTAAAGCTTCCTTTTCCAGGTCCTCGAAAGTATTTATCAGAATCCCAGTAGCCTCTGGAAGGCGAGAGCAATGGTGGAGAAACCAGTGAAACCCCTGATTGGATCTGTCTTTCATTGGCTCAGGCAGATCCCTAGCATAAAATGGCGGAACCCCTGGTACGTCGATCCTACACTCCTCCTCGTCTTTAAAGCACACGGCGTGCTCCGAAGCCAATTTGGGACAGTGTAACATAACAGAAAGCATACGCGCACTGCATGTGAAGAATACGTAAGTGGGTATGCTTAGCCTGGCTGCCACATCAAAAGTCGCACTGCAAAAGAAATCTGTAACAAAGGCAGAGATGGGCGAAGAGGAGTTGAGCAAGGAGTGGAGAATATCCCCAACGTGTGGTGCTGCTTTCTCCATGTAGTTTGATATGCGAGTTTCGATCTTCATATGCTCGTCCTGCTCGTCGTGAACGTCCAGATCGGGAATCTCTGTAAAGCGGATGTCAAGGCCGGAAGATGTCAGATAGCCGGCGTAGGTGACTTGCTTGGCTGTGCGCATCCAGTTGCTCGTTATTACCGTTGCAGAAAAGCCGTGGTTAACACAAAGCCGTTTTGCGAGTTGCACTGTAGGGACGAAATGGCCGACTCCTACACACGGGAAAATAGCAACATGAGGTTTTCTGCTGTTACTTTGCATTTCCATTGTAAGGATCTTTCGGTAAGCGCTGCTCAATATCTCGGTTGAGCTCTTTTCTGTCTGTGCGTCTAAAGAGATGCTCTTGGATTACTTAGATTAATAGTAAAACTGGGGGCTGCAAACCTATAAGATTCCGGATAAGTTATAGCAATGTCCGTGGATGAAACGGCTTTTGTAGATGAAACAAACAATTGGGGATGGTTGAATTATGTGTGGTTGTCATGAATCCCACTGGAATGTCGCAACCAGATCAGAACTGTCTCTAGTGAGTCGAAATACTTACGTAGTATTAAAGGTGAGGATTCATTCCAATGCCGTGTGTATTGTGCTTCCCGTTGATTTGCCGGGCAGGTTTGAATCGTATCGAAGTTATAATTGATTTAATATGTAAGTATAATTGAATTGATATGGAATTTCCAATATATTTAATTTATGTTAATATTTAAGGGTCTGGTTCCTTTAATtttatccatatcttacaatagaTGAATTAGGCGATGTGTGGATAGTATTGAAGTCATTGTAAGAGTCTTATAGTATGCAACAAGCAaggatattttatatatatttattttaaatttttttgggatATATATGTGTT
This genomic stretch from Cryptomeria japonica chromosome 8, Sugi_1.0, whole genome shotgun sequence harbors:
- the LOC131043685 gene encoding UDP-glycosyltransferase 72B3 — its product is MEMQSNSRKPHVAIFPCVGVGHFVPTVQLAKRLCVNHGFSATVITSNWMRTAKQVTYAGYLTSSGLDIRFTEIPDLDVHDEQDEHMKIETRISNYMEKAAPHVGDILHSLLNSSSPISAFVTDFFCSATFDVAARLSIPTYVFFTCSARMLSVMLHCPKLASEHAVCFKDEEECRIDVPGVPPFYARDLPEPMKDRSNQGFHWFLHHCSRLPEATGILINTFEDLEKEALEALKEGKVLGSSPTPSIYSIGPVISEAHETHECLEWLDQQPPSSVVYVSFGSGGFLSKEQTAEVAHGLERSGHRFLWVVRGENKFITFNPNQVTNVSELLPEGFVSRTKDRGVVVPNWAPQIAILSHPSIGGFLSHSGWNSTLEGISYGVPMICWPLFAEQKLNRFMLVNHDKVGIDVKMERDGFVPRAEVERVVRELMEGEEGIKARENMRVLKEKAKLALMEGGSSYKSMAMAAGRFVHK